The following are encoded together in the Vigna unguiculata cultivar IT97K-499-35 chromosome 2, ASM411807v1, whole genome shotgun sequence genome:
- the LOC114166390 gene encoding uncharacterized protein LOC114166390 — protein sequence MSLNCLTCSQFLQRTDSFDELFPEKFFPEKEYKEYKEHKESKETCKEVDRSWSNKKLPSSPKRELPKHELPKVGAVAKLKGDHRRNYSTGDVPYPPGTSGPKLMRSSGMRRNWTFEDLAEKPEHSVRFR from the coding sequence ATGAGTCTCAACTGCCTTACCTGCAGCCAGTTTCTTCAAAGGACAGACTCATTTGACGAGTTATTTCCAGAAAAGTTCTTTCCAGAAAAGGAATACAAGGAATACAAGGAACACAAGGAATCCAAGGAAACATGCAAAGAGGTTGATAGAAGCTGGTCAAACAAGAAGTTACCATCATCACCAAAACGTGAGCTACCAAAACATGAGCTACCAAAAGTTGGTGCTGTGGCCAAGCTTAAGGGTGATCACCGCCGCAATTATAGTACAGGAGATGTTCCTTATCCTCCTGGAACCTCAGGGCCAAAGCTGATGAGGAGCAGTGGAATGAGAAGAAACTGGACTTTTGAAGATCTGGCTGAAAAACCAGAGCATAGTGTGAGGTTCCGCTGA
- the LOC114173690 gene encoding uncharacterized protein LOC114173690 isoform X2 — MENDQRAGGTQDSSIMKSVDQRVRSKGRNDIMTRRLKNRERQRRYRARKRLEAETKKSFVVEETPTVKVEQPPNGNHNNNFMTRIYCKRDWKKDARRAHVLKHQQMNTITGMPEMSCLAIGNKSETVPEKKEIQSESSSVVSTETPRVVLSRRNWKAEARRKKN, encoded by the coding sequence GATAGTTCAATAATGAAATCTGTTGATCAAAGAGTGCGCTCTAAGGGGCGCAATGACATAATGACTCGCCGGCTGAAGAATCGAGAGAGGCAACGAAGGTACAGGGCACGGAAGCGGCTAGAAGCTGAAACAAAGAAGTCATTTGTTGTCGAAGAGACACCAACTGTGAAAGTTGAACAACCACCAAATGGGAACCACAACAACAACTTCATGACCCGAATATATTGCAAACGAGATTGGAAGAAGGATGCTAGACGTGCCCATGTGTTAAAACATCaacaaatgaataccataactGGCATGCCTGAGATGTCTTGCTTAGCCATTGGAAATAAGTCAGAAACAGTGCCAGAGAAGAAGGAAATTCAGTCTGAATCTTCTAGTGTTGTTAGTACTGAAACTCCTAGAGTGGTGTTGAGTCGAAGAAATTGGAAAGCAGAAgctagaagaaagaaaaactaG